A genome region from Arachis duranensis cultivar V14167 chromosome 6, aradu.V14167.gnm2.J7QH, whole genome shotgun sequence includes the following:
- the LOC107495958 gene encoding F-box/FBD/LRR-repeat protein At1g13570 codes for MRREQVQPACLSDFEPDRLSCLPGHVIDQILSHLPLREAVRTSVLSSKWRYKWATLPNLVFDNQCHSVASQDHSDIKNKLLRIIDHVLLLHAGAINKFKLSHRDLIGVTDIDRWSLHLTRRSVKEFVLEIWKGQRYKIPSCLFACQSLVHLELFNCWLKPPSTFQGFKNLKSLDLQHVTLAQDVFENLISSCPMLERLTLMNFDGFANLNIDAPNLQFFDIGGKFEDISFENTFQLSVVSIGLYLNFETNQNRLRGSSSNLLKFFVHLPHVRRLEVQSYFLKYLAIGAVPLKLPRPCIDLSYLSIRMNFNDSKEISTALCLLRSSPNLQELEVLARPDEQNVLIHPYCGEDEYCSCPIMQLRHVRIDGVSGTKPELDFISFLLLYSPVLERMTVKPVSSGVTELMKELLRFRRASGRAEIIYQESP; via the exons ATG CGACGAGAACAAGTCCAGCCCGCTTGCCTTTCAGATTTTGAGCCAGATAGATTGAGTTGCTTACCTGGTCATGTTATAGACCAAATTCTTTCGCATTTGCCCCTTCGGGAAGCAGTGAGAACAAGTGTGTTATCAAGCAAATGGAGGTACAAATGGGCAACGCTACCAAATCTTGTGTTTGATAACCAATGTCACTCGGTAGCTTCCCAAGATCATTCAGATATCAAGAACAAGCTTTTGAGAATCATCGATCACGTACTTTTACTTCATGCTGGGGCAATCAACAAGTTCAAGCTCTCCCATCGCGATCTCATTGGTGTGACTGATATTGATCGTTGGTCACTTCATCTAACCAGAAGGTCTGTCAAGGAGTTTGTGCTGGAAATCTGGAAAGGGCAGCGCTATAAGATACCATCGTGCTTATTTGCTTGTCAAAGTTTAGTTCATTTAGAATTGTTTAATTGTTGGCTTAAGCCTCCATCGACATTTCAAGGCTTTAAGAACTTGAAGAGTCTTGATCTGCAGCATGTTACCTTGGCTCAAGATGTGTTTGAAAACTTAATATCTAGCTGCCCCATGCTGGAACGATTAACGTTGATGAACTTTGATGGTTTCGCTAATCTCAACATTGATGCACCTAATCTTCAATTTTTCGATATTGGAGGCAAATTTGAAGATATCAGCTTCGAGAACACTTTCCAGTTATCTGTAGTATCCATTGGTTTGTATTTGAACTTTGAAACCAATCAAAATAGATTGCGTGGCAGTTCAAGCAATTTGCTCAAGTTTTTTGTTCATCTCCCTCATGTTCGAAGGCTAGAGGTTCAAAGCTATTTCTTAAAG TATTTGGCAATAGGGGCTGTGCCGCTAAAGCTTCCAAGACCATGCATTGATCTTAGTTACCTCTCCATTCGTATGAACTTCAATGATTCAAAGGAAATTTCAACTGCTTTATGCCTGCTAAGAAGCTCTCCTAATCTGCAAGAACTAGAAGTATTG GCTCGCCCTGACGAGCAGAACGTCCTGATACACCCTTATTGCGGGGAAGATGAATATTGTAGTTGTCCTATCATGCAACTGCGACATGTGAGGATAGATGGTGTCTCTGGTACCAAACCCGAATTAGATTTTATCAGTTTTCTGCTTCTGTATTCGCCGGTGCTAGAAAGGATGACTGTGAAGCCGGTTTCAAGTGGAGTGACTGAGTTGATGAAAGAGTTATTAAGGTTCAGAAGAGCTTCAGGGCGAGCTGAAATCATTTACCAAGAATCTCCTTGA
- the LOC107495944 gene encoding zinc finger BED domain-containing protein RICESLEEPER 2-like, giving the protein MAVGMVLESDFPIGAFYRGPFLRWVQYLNPNVMPISSDTIRADVLKIHMREKEKLKQTLASIPNRICLTSYLWTTCTTELYICLSAHFVDSNWKLNSKILDFCYISHPYSGFEISSEIQECLREWGIEKKIFSLTYDNDPDNDGMQENLKTNLSVENWLLCDGEFFNVRCCAHIFNLIVQKGLEACNDVLDKIRESVAYVTASKSRRIEFKKCVGTPGGKATRLELRRDNPTRLNSTYLMLECAVKKQSAFANFQENDHDFKCCPSVEEWKRAEKMYKFLLPVYDITKLFSDTSYPTSNLYFLQIHQIQLTLQESLNSDDEAIRSVGEKMLIEFKTYWEEYSVVLGLSAVLDPRIKLSSLEFLFSKIDPSTSHEKTEHVKRKLYKLFEGYTSNNNIPSTTSNVQSATPTRSHPAPSSSAGLNEMKQRMFGALKHHELTLRVGKSQLDVYLDEPNLNFDYYEDLDVLEWWKYTQKRFPELSKMACDLLSIPITNVASKFDFSIGARVLRKYRSSTLSKNHQAFICSRTWLSGFYCKDEDEDLCDCDEDQCEWDCDEDEDEEEDEDEDDDDDDDGALNG; this is encoded by the exons ATGGCTGTTGGCATGGTACTTGAGAGTGATTTTCCAATAGGGGCATTTTATCGAGGGCCCTTTCTAAGGTGGGTGCAATATTTGAATCCAAATGTAATGCCCATCTCTAGTGATACTATTAGAGCTGATGTGTTGAAGATTCATAtgagagagaaggagaagcTTAAACAAACACTAGCAAGTATTCCTAATAGGATTTGTCTAACTTCCTATCTATGGACAACTTGTACTACTGAGCTTTATATATGTTTGAGTGCACATTTTGTTGATTCAAACTGGAAGTTGAATAGCAAAATTCTTGATTTTTGCTACATATCTCATCCTTACAGTGGATTTGAAATATCTTCAGAAATTCAAGAATGTTTGAGGGAGTGGGGAAtagagaaaaagattttttctcTCACTTATGACAATGATCCAGACAATGATGGCATGCAAGAAAATCTGAAAACTAATTTGTCTGTGGAAAACTGGTTGTTATGTGATGGAGAGTTTTTTAATGTGAGATGTTGTGCCCATATTTTTAATCTTATTGTGCAAAAAGGATTGGAAGCATGTAATGATGTATTGGACAAGATTAGGGAAAGTGTTGCATATGTGACGGCATCAAAGAGTAGGAGGATAGAGTTTAAAAAATGTGTTGGAACGCCTGGTGGTAAAGCCACCAGGCTTGAATTACGTCGAGATAATCCTACTAGATTGAATTCAACCTATTTGATGCTTGAATGTGCTGTCAAAAAACAGAGTGCATTTGCCAACTTTCAAGAGAACGATCATGATTTTAAGTGCTGTCCTTCTGTGGAAGAGTGGAAAAGAGCCGAAAAGATGTATAAATTCTTACTTCCCGTCTATGACATTACCAAATTGTTTTCCGACACATCATATCCCACTTCCAACTTATACTTTTTACAAATTCACCAAATTCAACTGACCCTGCAAGAAAGTTTAAATAGTGATGATGAGGCGATAAGGAGTGTGGGAGAAAAAATGCTGATAGAATTTAAGACATATTGGGAGGAGTATAGTGTTGTGCTTGGACTTTCAGCAGTTCTTGATCCCCGGATTAAGCTTTCTTCTTTGGAgtttctcttttcaaaaattgatccTTCTACAAGTCATGAGAAGACAGAGCATGTGAAAAGAAAGTTGTATAAGCTTTTTGAGGGATATACAAGCAACAACAACATTCCCTCTACTACTTCCAATGTGCAGAGTGCTACTCCAACTCGTTCCCATCCTGCACCATCAAGTTCAGCTGGATTAAATGAAATGAAGCAGAGAATGTTTGGT GCATTGAAACATCATGAACTTACACTCAGAGTTGGAAAGAGTCAACTTGATGTCTATCTGGATGAACcaaatttaaactttgattatTATGAGGATTTGGATGTACTGGAATGGTGGAAGTATACTCAGAAACGCTTTCCAGAATTATCAAAGATGGCTTGTGACTTGTTGAGTATTCCCATTACCAATGTGGCGTCTAAGTTTGATTTTAGTATTGGTGCTCGAGTTCTTAGAAAGTACAGAAGCTCAACACTGTCAAAGAATCATCAAGCTTTCATTTGTAGTCGAACTTGGTTGTCTGGTTTTTACTGTAAAG atgaagatgaagatttaTGTGATTGTGATGAAGATCAATGTGAATGGGATtgtgatgaagatgaagatgaagaggaagatgaagatgaagatgatgatgatgatgatgatggtgctCTAAATGGTTGA
- the LOC107495910 gene encoding pentatricopeptide repeat-containing protein At2g34400-like encodes MHHKEYEEYVSQRGFQHDIFVATALVDMYAKSGSLDGAQRVFNDMPRKNEVSWNAMIVGLASHGKAKEALSLFQCMLDEGCGACPNDITFVALLSACVHAGLVDEGYRLFDMMSTLFGLVPKIEHYSCMVDLLARAGHLYEAWDLIEKMPEKPDKVTLGALHGACQRLKNVDIGERVGSFKFWELYHLIKNICKFENVGRFSKDEIVDETKGCQ; translated from the coding sequence ATGCATCACAAAGAGTACGAAGAGTATGTATCACAAAGAGGATTTCAACATGATATCTTTGTGGCTACTGCATTGGTTGACATGTATGCTAAAAGTGGGAGTTTAGACGGTGCACAGAGAGTTTTCAATGACATGCCACGGAAAAATGAAGTTTCTTGGAATGCAATGATCGTTGGGCTTGCTTCTCATGGCAAAGCAAAGGAAGCACTGTCACTATTTCAGTGCATGTTGGATGAGGGTTGTGGTGCTTGTCCCAATGATATAACATTTGTAGCATTGCTCTCTGCTTGTGTGCATGCAGGCCTGGTTGATGAAGGCTATAGATTGTTTGATATGATGAGCACATTGTTCGGATTAGTGCCGAAAATTGAGCACTACTCTTGCATGGTTGATCTTTTGGCGCGCGCTGGTCatctgtatgaagcttgggatcTCATTGAGAAAATGCCTGAAAAGCCAGATAAGGTCACATTAGGAGCTTTACATGGTGCGTGTCAAAGGCTGAAAAATGTAGATATAGGTGAACGGGTTGGATCCTTCAAATTCTGGGAACTATATCATCTCATCAAAAATatatgcaaattcgaaaatgtTGGAAGATTCAGCAAGGATGAGATTGTTGATGAGACAAAAGGGTGTCAGTAA